The proteins below are encoded in one region of Candidatus Omnitrophota bacterium:
- a CDS encoding diguanylate cyclase — protein sequence MGSHKKDTSISSAAAKRSWTEEELQKKQEELQIIFDSIPAMIFYKDKDNRMVHVNRAFIETMGLNKEKIEGRSCFELWPEQADGYWCDDKEVMESGEPKTGIIEPLITAKGKIWVETDKIPYRNEKGEIVGVIGFALDVTYRKEAQEALTQSEEEYRSLVNNVNIGVYRNTPELHGRFLKVNPAMAKMFGYGSPEELMQIEVSQLYQDPQDRARFIEKIKKTNFAQEEELRMKKKDGSSIWAAVTAKVNFDNNGKPQWIDGVIEDITERKKARQELELLNKELVKSNQKLKQLVLRDPHTGLFNHRYLGEVIEAEFHRAKRYAHPLSVMMLDIDYFKSVNDVYGHLFGDLVLKQLARQLKGVVRQYDIVIRFGGEEFMIVSPGIDRMQALTLARRILDAINLYNFGDKNQTVKLKLSIAVASYPEDRINKGMDLVAITDEILSKVKEYGGNNVYSILDINKKERRESQNGRSGKVKPNVKSLQDKIEKLTKRTNQSLIEAVFAFAKTIELKDHSTGEHVEKTVQYATQIGRALGLTEEEIDQIKQGTILHDLGKIGISEKILVKKLKLTRQEFEEIKKHPQIGVDIIRPIKFLHNIIPLILYHHERWDGRGYPNGLKGEEIPIGARVIALADVYQALTSDRPYRKAYSIEEALKIISKGSGTQFDPRMVTKFLQLLQPKK from the coding sequence ATGGGTTCACATAAGAAGGATACCTCTATTTCTTCTGCGGCAGCTAAGCGTAGCTGGACAGAAGAGGAATTACAAAAAAAACAAGAAGAGCTGCAGATTATTTTTGATTCCATCCCGGCTATGATTTTTTATAAAGATAAAGATAACAGGATGGTCCATGTCAACAGGGCCTTTATTGAAACTATGGGTTTAAACAAGGAGAAAATAGAAGGCCGGTCCTGCTTTGAGCTTTGGCCTGAACAGGCAGATGGTTATTGGTGCGACGATAAAGAAGTTATGGAATCGGGAGAGCCTAAAACAGGCATTATTGAACCCTTGATTACTGCAAAGGGCAAGATATGGGTTGAAACGGATAAGATACCTTACAGAAATGAAAAAGGAGAGATCGTAGGAGTAATCGGCTTTGCTCTTGATGTTACTTACCGTAAAGAGGCGCAAGAGGCATTGACGCAGAGCGAAGAAGAGTACCGTAGCCTGGTGAACAATGTAAATATCGGCGTATATAGAAACACGCCCGAACTGCATGGCCGTTTCCTCAAGGTGAACCCGGCAATGGCCAAAATGTTTGGTTATGGCTCTCCTGAGGAGCTGATGCAAATAGAAGTTTCGCAGTTATACCAGGACCCGCAAGACAGGGCGAGGTTCATAGAGAAAATTAAAAAAACAAATTTTGCGCAGGAAGAAGAACTCAGGATGAAAAAGAAAGACGGCTCATCTATCTGGGCCGCCGTAACGGCAAAAGTTAATTTTGATAATAACGGCAAGCCTCAATGGATAGACGGAGTTATTGAGGACATCACCGAACGCAAAAAAGCAAGGCAGGAGCTGGAGTTATTGAATAAAGAGCTGGTAAAGTCTAACCAGAAGCTGAAACAGCTGGTGTTACGTGACCCCCACACCGGGCTCTTTAATCATCGTTACCTGGGAGAAGTAATTGAGGCGGAATTCCATCGCGCCAAAAGATACGCCCATCCGCTCTCCGTAATGATGCTGGATATAGATTATTTTAAGTCCGTAAATGATGTTTACGGTCATCTTTTTGGAGACCTGGTGTTGAAGCAGCTGGCCAGGCAGCTGAAGGGGGTAGTGCGCCAATACGATATCGTGATTAGGTTCGGGGGGGAGGAATTTATGATCGTCTCCCCCGGTATAGACAGAATGCAAGCCTTAACATTGGCCCGGAGGATTCTGGATGCCATCAATCTGTATAATTTCGGAGACAAGAACCAGACGGTAAAATTGAAATTAAGCATTGCCGTAGCTTCTTACCCTGAAGATAGGATAAACAAGGGCATGGACCTGGTGGCGATAACCGACGAGATCTTAAGCAAGGTTAAGGAATACGGCGGTAATAATGTATATTCTATTCTGGACATAAATAAAAAAGAACGCCGGGAATCGCAAAACGGCAGGAGTGGTAAAGTCAAACCCAATGTAAAATCTTTGCAGGATAAGATAGAAAAACTGACTAAGCGCACGAATCAGAGCCTTATTGAAGCAGTCTTTGCCTTTGCCAAGACCATTGAATTAAAAGACCATTCTACGGGTGAGCATGTAGAGAAGACCGTGCAGTATGCCACGCAAATTGGCCGGGCATTAGGTTTAACCGAAGAGGAGATAGACCAGATTAAGCAGGGGACTATACTGCATGACCTGGGAAAAATCGGTATCAGCGAAAAGATCCTGGTTAAAAAATTAAAGCTGACCAGGCAGGAATTCGAAGAGATTAAAAAACACCCGCAGATCGGCGTAGATATTATCCGGCCGATTAAATTCCTGCATAATATAATCCCCCTTATCCTCTATCACCATGAAAGATGGGATGGCCGGGGTTATCCTAACGGCTTAAAAGGAGAAGAAATACCCATAGGGGCGCGCGTAATTGCCCTGGCAGATGTCTATCAGGCCTTGACCTCTGACCGTCCTTACCGCAAGGCATATTCCATAGAAGAAGCCCTTAAGATAATCAGTAAGGGCTCTGGTACCCAGTTTGACCCCCGCATGGTTACTAAATTCCTGCAACTCCTGCAGCCCAAAAAATAG
- a CDS encoding ATP-binding protein, producing MAVLQGPEFYISKRVGRAIMDYQMLSEGDKIAVAVSGGKDSLTLLRLLVDRQKFVPIKYEVLAVHIDLGYPRSCARALTGYFKKIGVKYHIEKVDILRKARRKDINCFWCSWNRRKSLFEVADRFACSKVALGHHKDDIIETILMNLFFNGEISAMSPRQVLFKGKIVLIRPLAYVEEDMIKRFAGLENLPHETCVCPNSITSNRTRVANIIKGLRKVSPDVKTNIFRSIKRIKKDYLL from the coding sequence ATGGCAGTATTGCAGGGCCCGGAGTTCTATATCTCTAAGAGAGTGGGCAGGGCGATTATGGATTACCAGATGCTCTCTGAAGGCGATAAAATCGCCGTGGCAGTATCCGGAGGCAAGGATAGCCTGACGCTCCTTCGTCTCTTAGTTGACCGCCAGAAATTCGTGCCCATAAAATATGAAGTATTGGCCGTGCATATAGATTTAGGTTATCCGCGTTCCTGCGCCAGGGCATTAACGGGATATTTTAAAAAAATCGGGGTCAAATACCACATTGAAAAGGTAGATATACTCAGGAAGGCCAGGCGTAAAGATATCAATTGTTTCTGGTGTTCCTGGAACAGAAGGAAGTCCCTTTTTGAGGTAGCAGACAGGTTCGCTTGCAGTAAGGTTGCCCTGGGCCACCACAAAGACGATATTATAGAAACGATTTTGATGAATTTATTTTTTAACGGCGAGATTTCGGCAATGTCGCCCAGGCAGGTATTGTTCAAAGGAAAGATTGTCCTTATCCGGCCCCTTGCCTATGTGGAAGAAGATATGATTAAGCGTTTTGCCGGGCTTGAAAACCTGCCCCATGAAACCTGTGTCTGCCCCAACTCTATTACTTCAAACCGCACCAGGGTCGCCAATATCATCAAAGGCCTAAGGAAGGTCTCCCCCGACGTCAAGACCAATATTTTTAGAAGCATAAAGCGGATAAAAAAGGATTATTTGCTTTGA
- a CDS encoding DNA recombination protein RmuC: MLWLIGLLFLALSFVIIALVLKISSQVSERLNQMNQSLIEANKIIGQNLGSATTVFGNVKEQLGKLEKTNQQIVEISKDISSLQELLRAPKFRGSMGEALLENLLAQVLPKGHYQMQYRFKSGDAVDAVIRLGERLVPVDAKFSLENFQKMLDTQDEQEKNAYRRKFIQDVKNRVEEISAKYILPQENTYDFALMYIPAENVYYEVIIKEDIFSYSMSKKVIPVSPNTFYAYLQVICLGLKGLKIEENAKNILKNLSMLSIEINKFKEDFDILGKHISGASAKYEDTQKKLDRFSDRLSNIQDNKRIEGK, from the coding sequence ATGCTTTGGCTCATAGGTTTATTATTTCTGGCATTATCCTTCGTCATTATCGCCCTCGTTTTAAAGATTTCCTCCCAGGTTAGCGAACGCCTGAACCAGATGAACCAGTCGTTGATAGAGGCCAATAAGATTATCGGCCAGAACTTAGGTTCAGCCACAACCGTCTTCGGCAATGTAAAAGAGCAGTTGGGCAAACTGGAAAAGACTAACCAGCAGATCGTGGAGATAAGCAAGGATATCTCCAGCCTCCAGGAGTTACTGCGCGCCCCTAAATTCCGCGGCTCAATGGGAGAGGCGCTTCTGGAAAATTTATTAGCCCAGGTCCTGCCGAAGGGGCATTACCAGATGCAGTACCGTTTTAAGTCAGGCGATGCCGTAGATGCGGTGATCCGCTTAGGCGAACGCCTGGTCCCGGTGGACGCCAAATTCAGCTTAGAGAATTTCCAGAAGATGCTGGATACCCAGGATGAGCAGGAGAAGAACGCCTATCGCAGGAAATTTATCCAGGACGTAAAAAACAGGGTCGAGGAAATCAGCGCCAAGTATATCCTGCCGCAGGAGAATACCTATGATTTTGCGCTGATGTATATCCCGGCGGAGAATGTATATTATGAAGTGATTATCAAGGAAGATATTTTTTCTTACAGTATGTCCAAGAAGGTCATCCCCGTATCGCCCAATACCTTTTACGCTTACCTGCAGGTAATCTGCCTGGGGCTTAAAGGCTTAAAGATAGAGGAGAACGCCAAAAATATACTGAAGAATTTAAGTATGCTCTCCATCGAAATCAATAAATTCAAGGAAGATTTTGATATCCTGGGTAAGCATATTTCCGGGGCCAGCGCTAAATACGAAGATACCCAGAAGAAGCTGGATAGGTTTTCCGACCGGCTTAGCAATATCCAGGACAATAAACGGATAGAGGGCAAGTAA
- a CDS encoding DUF167 domain-containing protein has product MIINIRVIPKAGRTLVKQENNYFKVYLTQSPHEGLANKQLIEVLAEHFHLKKYQVKIIKGEKSRDKAIEINIP; this is encoded by the coding sequence GTGATTATCAATATCCGCGTTATACCCAAGGCAGGCAGGACGTTAGTCAAACAGGAAAATAATTATTTCAAAGTTTACCTTACTCAATCCCCCCATGAAGGCCTGGCTAATAAACAGTTAATTGAGGTGTTGGCAGAACATTTCCATCTGAAAAAATACCAGGTTAAGATTATCAAGGGTGAGAAATCCAGGGACAAGGCAATAGAAATCAATATCCCTTAA